A genome region from Manis javanica isolate MJ-LG chromosome 3, MJ_LKY, whole genome shotgun sequence includes the following:
- the GASK1A gene encoding Golgi-associated kinase 1A isoform X2, with protein MASWLWRRLRGKRWWVMAFGVLMTLSVVAVTCFLAQHPANSLDPGPKEPPGITSAPSPHSQQALSPGRRQQARNLPRNSILVCTEEQGHGGRVGRSRQSPGGDGRHPRRGRRDITLASLRDLQLSTWRHVLLREEEVRSPGAKALDPPWHGSLTREVQNGTSTLVNPLAGSDMAALQAWRSTAGQTTWAYPVEGRDLSGAGNRDFTGRRQAGSPTPAAGTRQWPGSVAELQGSIWCEAETPGLSTSLRIVGQVPPWLTEQDMQTLRLLAHGEVVGKARVPGHGQVLQVSFSAEGALQDVSPGLSQLCSQGLCGLIKRPGDLSEVLSFHVDRVLGLHRSLPAVARSFHSSLLPYRYTDGSARPVIWWAPDVRHLGDPEDDQNSLALGWLQYQALLARGCSWLGQAPGLGIQHTEWARLALFDFLLQVHDRLDRYCCGFEPEPSDPCVEERLREKCQNPGELRLVHILVRNSDPSHLVYIDNAGNLQHPEDKLNFRLLKGIDGFPESVVKILASGCLQNMLLKSLQTDPVFWESQGGQQGLKQALQTLERRAQVLLGYIRKHNLTLFRDGDL; from the exons GCGTCGTGGCTCTGGAGAAGGCTGCGTGGCAAGAGGTGGTGGGTGATGGCATTTGGCGTCCTGATGACTCTGTCCGTGGTGGCTGTCACCTGCTTCCTTGCACAGCATCCAGCCAACAGCCTGGACCCTGGTCCCAAGGAGCCCCCGGGGATAACCAGCGCCCCCagtccccacagccagcaggcTCTGAGCCCCGGCCGCAGGCAGCAGGCAAGAAACCTGCCCAGGAATTCCATCCTGGTGTGCACAGAGGAGCAAGGCCATGGAGGGAGAGTGGGCAGAAGCAGGCAGTCCCCAGGAGGAGATGGCAGACATCCAAGAAGGGGCAGGAGGGATATTACTCTGGCGTCTCTAAGAGATTTGCAACTCAGTACCTGGCGTCATGTGCtcctgagggaggaggaggtcaGGAGCCCTGGAGCCAAAGCCCTGGATCCCCCCTGGCACGGCAGTCTCACTAGGGAGGTACAGAATGGGACCAGCACCCTGGTCAACCCCCTAGCAGGGAGTGACATGGCAGCTTTACAGGCTTGGAGATCTACTGCTGGACAGACCACTTGGGCCTATCCAGTGGAAGGCAGGGATCTGTCAGGAGCTGGGAACAGGGACTTCACAGGTAGGCGACAAGCAGGAAGTCCCACTCCAGCTGCAGGGACTCGTCAATGGCCTGGCTCTGTTGCGGAGCTGCAAGGATCCATCTGGTGTGAAGCTGAGACCCCTGGGCTGTCGACCAGCCTGAGGATTGTTGGGCAGGTTCCCCCATGGCTCACAGAGCAGGACATGCAGACCCTCCGGCTGTTGGCACATGGGGAGGTAGTAGGCAAAGCCAGGGTCCCCGGCCATGGGCAGGTGCTGCAAGTCAGCTTCTCTGCGGAGGGTGCCCTTCAGGACGTGTCTCCTGGGCTCAGCCAGCTCTGCTCCCAGGGGCTCTGTGGTCTGATCAAGAGGCCTGGGGACCTGTCCGAGGTCTTGTCCTTCCATGTGGACCGTGTGCTGGGGCTTCACCGGAGCCTACCTGCGGTGGCCCGGAGCTTCCACAGCTCCCTGCTGCCCTACCGCTACACAGATGGCAGCGCAAGGCCTGTCATCTGGTGGGCACCCGATGTGCGGCACCTGGGTGACCCGGAGGATGACCAGAACTCTCTGGCCTTGGGCTGGCTGCAGTACCAGGCCCTGCTGGCCCGTGGCTGCAGCTGGCTGGGCCAGGCCCCAGGCCTAGGTATCCAGCACACCGAGTGGGCACGTCTGGCACTCTTTGACTTCCTGCTGCAG GTCCATGACCGCCTAGACCGCTACTGCTGCGGCTTTGAGCCCGAGCCCTCCGACCCGTGTGTTGAAGAGAGGCTCCGAGAGAAATGCCAGAACCCAGGCGAGCTGCGACTGGTCCACATCCTG GTCCGGAACAGCGATCCTTCCCATCTGGTCTACATCGATAATGCTGGCAACCTTCAGCACCCTGAGGACAAGCTGAACTTTCGGCTGCTGAAAGGCATAGATGG GTTTCCTGAGTCTGTTGTGAAGATTCTTGCATCAGGGTGTCTACAGAATATGCTGCTCAAGTCGCTGCAGACGGACCCGGTGTTCTGGGAAAGCCAAGGCGGGCAACAGGGGCTGAAGCAGGCTCTTCAGACCCTGGAGCGGCGGGCACAAGTCCTACTAGGATACATCCGGAAGCACAACCTGACGCTCTTCAGGGATGGAGACCTGTGA